TTACTACATCATTAAATAAAGCTGTTCCACTTCTTTACAATGCCTTAACACAAGGCGAAAGACTTCCAGAGGTTGAGATCTATTGGTATAGAACATCAACTAGTGGTGGTGCGGAGCATTTCTTTACTACAAAACTAGAAGATGCAACTATAACAGATATTACTCTAGTAAGTCCAAATGCTCAAGACAAGCTAAACAGCGACAAAACAGAGCTTTTCAAAGTTTCAATGAACTATAGAAAGATAGTTTGGGAACACGTAGCTGCAGGCACAAGCGGAAGCGATGACTGGAGAGAAGCTACTAAAAAAGCTTAAAACCAACCTAGGGTTTACCCCTAGGGTTAATAAAATCATCTTCTAGCTAGAAGGACACAGATGAGCCCTTTTTATCTTTATCTTTTAAATTAACATGATATGTGAAATGCGATATGAAACACCTAGTTATAATCATATTTCTCATAACATCTTTATATTCACACGAAGCAAATTGTTTAAATATGTTTGCTGTGATCTTTGACAAAAATACGACCGATGAGAATACTGTTAAATGCGTAGAATACTATATAGATGATCTTGGATGTGATGCAAATATGACTATAGAAATTCCTGAACTTTCAATAAGACCAAATCTATTAGAATATGCTTATGATGCAAATAAAATAAAAACTTTTGATACTCTTTTATCAAAAGGTACATCCTCTAATGCTGGCTTGGCAACATCCATAGGAATGAGCTTTTCATTTTTTTTTAGAGAAAATGGTGTCGGTATAGACAATAAAAAAGCCAGCCCTGAACTACTAGAATTTATAAAAACTCAGAAATATAAAGAATTTAAAGAAGAGAAATTTAAACTAATCAAAAAACTATTAGATTATGGACAGGATCCGAAAGACTATGTTCTCTTGCAGAAAGTACTAACACTTGTAAATGATGAAAAGGACTTGGACAAATTTTTAGGAAGTTATAAAAAAGGTAATAAATGAGTATGTTAATTTCATTTATTATAAACATAGCAATTATGAATTTACACTATCTTGGATGTGTAAATTCATTAAATATCGTAGCAAATAAGGATATAAGCGATGAAAGGACAATGCTATATATGGAAACATATATAGAGAAATTTAAATGTAACCCAAGCATTAGTGTTAAATCATCAAGATTAACATCTACATGGATTGATTTATTGTCACTTGCATAT
The nucleotide sequence above comes from Campylobacter concisus. Encoded proteins:
- a CDS encoding Hcp family type VI secretion system effector, with amino-acid sequence MSQPVYIKVKGSTQGLISSGASTEASIGNRYQSGHEDEIMAQEVSHIVTVPTDPQSGQPSGQRVHKPFSFTTSLNKAVPLLYNALTQGERLPEVEIYWYRTSTSGGAEHFFTTKLEDATITDITLVSPNAQDKLNSDKTELFKVSMNYRKIVWEHVAAGTSGSDDWREATKKA